The genomic DNA GGAGGAGCCTGTCGGGCCACATGCTGATGCATGGGTGCGCCATATTGTCCGGCCTCGAAACTGCCAAGCTGGAAGAACCGCATGAGCTGCTGCAACTGGCCAGCCTGCGCGGTGAACTCTTCTGCTGTGGAGGCCAGCTCTTCGGACGCGGCAGCGTTCTGCTGAATGACCTTGTCCAGTTCCTGAACGGCGTTGTTGATTTCCTGCGCGCCGGAATTCTGCTCCACGCTGGCAGATGAAATCTCCTGTACCAGATCAGCAGTCCTGCGAATGTCGGGCACCATCTTGGTCAGCATGGCACCGGCCTGATCCGCCTGATTGAGAGTAGTGGACGACAGTTCCCCGATCTCGGCAGCGGCAGCACCGCTTCGCTCGGCGAGCTTGCGTACCTCACTGGCGACAACGGCGAAGCCCTTGCCCGCTTCACCGGCCCGCGCCGCCTCAATGGCAGCATTCAGGGCCAGCAGGTTTGTCTGGCGGGCGATTTCCTCGATAATGGAGATCTTCTCGGCAATATTCTTGATCGATTCAACAGCCTGCATGACCGTGTCGCCCCCCTTCTGGGCATCAAGTGCAGTCTGGCTCGCCATCTTTTCGGTTTCCTGCGCGTTTTCCGTATTACGGGAAATCTGCGCGATCATCTCTTCCATAGACGCTGAGACCTCTTCGACGGACGCGGCCTGACGGGTGGCTCCGTCAGCCATGGTCTGTGCGGACTCGGCCACTTCGGAGCTGCCCGAGGCAACGCTTTCGGCACCGGCTTTGGACTGGCCCACAATGCTACGCAAACGCTCAGTCATCGTTGACAAGGCCTTTGACAATTTACCGGGTTCGTCATCGAACTCGACTGAAATGTCGCTGGTCAGA from uncultured Pseudodesulfovibrio sp. includes the following:
- a CDS encoding methyl-accepting chemotaxis protein, with translation MSGPSPVKGDQPKLGYATMIPGTDMWLGTGVYLDNVEDQKVAITQKIDDVVSSYVWGVGSAVAGIFLLVVLPFCIMIIRSITQPIDEALVLAHQIADGDLTSDISVEFDDEPGKLSKALSTMTERLRSIVGQSKAGAESVASGSSEVAESAQTMADGATRQAASVEEVSASMEEMIAQISRNTENAQETEKMASQTALDAQKGGDTVMQAVESIKNIAEKISIIEEIARQTNLLALNAAIEAARAGEAGKGFAVVASEVRKLAERSGAAAAEIGELSSTTLNQADQAGAMLTKMVPDIRRTADLVQEISSASVEQNSGAQEINNAVQELDKVIQQNAAASEELASTAEEFTAQAGQLQQLMRFFQLGSFEAGQYGAPMHQHVARQAPPAVTQARPQAVPAAPAAAGVVDNGVDLDMDSGDDADFEKF